Proteins encoded in a region of the Drosophila sechellia strain sech25 chromosome 2L, ASM438219v1, whole genome shotgun sequence genome:
- the LOC6611553 gene encoding CD109 antigen isoform X3, translating into MFRIFLCGIILQYALLINATGLYSVVGPGTLRSNSKYNVVVSVHKADGPSQIKVSLNGPSYNETKQIELPPMSTQNVEFEVPKLATGNYNLTAESLSGVVFKNSTKLNYADEKPSVFVQTDKATYKPADLVQFRILFLDENTRPAKIDKPISVIITDGAQNRIKQLRDVKLTKGVFFGELQLSEQPVLGTWKISVSVDGDNRETKSFEVDKYVLPKFEVIVDTPKAAVIEDKVIKATIRAKYTYGKPVKGKATVSMERSYGYFGNLGGNDDKQEKTIDVDGKGHVEFDIIRWTQRGQYLPPVKLFAVVTEELTGNKQNATATVVLHQQRYMIEAYERPDHFKANKSFIYQVVVKNVDGSPVTSSAKNVKIGFTNTFTYFNGMPPVSRINFEAPVNENGIATFNVTLPDSESRYYRIFASFDRSVNHLGYISKFEPTMISRAPLKIQVNTKKPRLGERVSFDVVSIEDLPYFVYTIVARGNVILSDYVDVPDGKKTFTVKFTPTFSMVPKATIYVHYVVSNDLQFEEKTIDFEKEFSNSIDISAPTNAKPSEEVKLRIKTDADSFVGLLGVDQSVLLLKSGNDLSQDDIFNSLNKYQTSTPWMNGYGRYPGQTSGLVTLTNANYPYNTARAIPESLDYQVEDSISYDEVDSISITSPTKIELVRTNFAEVWMWTTSDNGSVGAEGFTLTKKIPDTITSWVVTGFSLNPTSGIALTKSPSKIRVFQPFFVSTNLPYSVKRGEVIAIPVVIFNYLDKTLDADVVMDNSDQEYEFTEATNEVLEKAIDEVRRVKRVTISANSGKSVSFMIRPKSVGFTTLKITATSALAGDTIHQKLKVEPEGVTQFENRAVFINLKDQPEMSQSLDAEIPSEVVPQSEFIEFSVVGDLLGPTLQNLDNLVRMPYGCGEQNMVNFVPNILVLKYLEVTSRKLPSVESKARKFLEIGYQRELTYKHDDGSYSAFGKSDASGSTWLTAYVMRSFHQAGTYTDIDPNVITAGLDFLVSKQKESGEFPEVGKLFDNANQNPLALTSFVLLAFFENHELIPKYQDVIEKAVRYVAEEADKTDDQYSLAIAAVALQLAKHPQAEKVLAKLESVARNENDRMWWSKATESTGEDGRVFHWKPRSNDVEITSYVLLALLEKDPAEKALPIIKWLISQRNSNGGFSSTQDTVIGLQALTKFAYKTGSGSGTMDIEFSSVGESNNTIKVNPENSLVLQTHVLPKSTRKVDFTAKGTGSAMVQLSYRYNLAEKEKKPSFKVTPTVKDTPNQLLVVDICAEYVPLEDADKEKDSNMAVMEIALPSGFVGDAESLGKIHAVDRVKRVETKNSDSTVVVYFDSLTPGDVRCLPLEASKAHAVAKQKPASVSLYDYYDTDRKATEYYQVKSSLCDICEGADCGEGCKKD; encoded by the exons CAGGATATTTCTGTGCGgaattattttacaatacGCCCTGCTAATTAATGCCACTGG TCTCTATTCGGTGGTGGGGCCTGGTACCCTCCGGTCCAACTCCAAGTACAATGTCGTCGTTTCTGTCCACAAGGCAGATGGTCCGAGTCAGATAAAAGTCAGCCTAAATGGACCCTCGTACAACGAGACGAAGCAAATCGAACTGCCGCCCATGTCCACCCAGAATGTGGAGTTCGAGGTGCCCAAATTGGCCACTGGCAACTATAATCTTACTGCAGAGAGTCTATCCGGTGTAGTGTTTAAGAATTCTACCAAATTGAACTATGCGGATGAGAAGCCATCGGTCTTTGTTCAAACTGATAAGGCCACCTATAAGCCCGCTGATCTCGTTCAATTCCGTATTCTCTTTCTGGATGAAAACACCCGACCTGCAAAGATTGATAAGCCCATATCTGTCATAATCACAGATGGAGCTCAAAACAGAATTAAACAGCTAAGAGACGTCAAGTTGACGAAGGGTGTTTTCTTTGGTGAACTTCAGTTGTCCGAACAGCCTGTTCTGGGCACCTGGAAGATCTCCGTCAGCGTGGATGGTGATAATAGGGAGACCAAGTCCTTTGAGGTTGACAAATATGTCCTGCCGAAGTTCGAGGTAATCGTGGACACGCCCAAGGCTGCCGTCATTGAAGACAAGGTGATCAAGGCCACGATTCGCGCCAAGTACACATACGGAAAGCCAGTCAAGGGCAAGGCTACAGTGTCCATGGAACGGAGCTATGGATACTTTGGAAACCTGGGAGGGAACGACGACAAACAGGAGAAAACCATTGACGTCGATGGAAAGGGTCATGTGGAGTTCGACATTATTAGATGGACCCAAAGAGGTCAATACTTACCGCCCGTTAAACTATTTGCCGTCGTCACTGAGGAACTGACTGGCAACAAGCAGAATGCCACTGCCACAGTTGTTCTGCATCAACAGCGATACATGATTGAGGCTTATGAAAGGCCAGACCACTTTAAAGCCAATAAGTCGTTCATCTATCAGGTTGTGGTGAAGAATGTTGATGGATCCCCAGTCACGAGCTCTGCGAAAAACGTCAAGATAGGCTTTACCAATACGTTTACCTATTTTAATGGGATGCCTCCTGTGTCACGTATTAACTTTGAGGCACCTGTGAATGAGAATGGCATTGCAACCTTTAATGTTACGCTGCCCGATAGCGAATCCAGATATTATCGTATATTTGCATCATTCGATAGGTCGGTAAACCACCTCGGTTACATCTCGAAGTTTGAGCCAACAATGATAAGTAGGGCGCCGCTAAAGATTCAGGTGAATACAAAAAA GCCTAGACTAGGCGAACGAGTTTCTTTCGATGTCGTCTCGATTGAGGATCTGCCCTATTTTGTATATACCATTGTGGCCAGAGGTAATGTGATACTCAGTGATTACGTGGATGTGCCGGACGGCAAGAAAACATTCACGGTTAAGTTCACACCAACATTTAGCATGGTGCCGAAGGCAACGATCTATGTTCACTATGTTGTAAGCAATGACCTACAGTTCGAAGAGAAAACTATTGACTTTGAGAAGGAGTTTAGTAACTCG ATTGATATATCGGCTCCGACGAATGCCAAACCGAGTGAAGAAGTCAAGCTACGGATTAAAACCGATGCCGATTCCTTTGTGGGTCTTTTGGGGGTGGATCAGAGTGTCCTGCTGCTCAAGTCGGGCAACGATCTAAGCCAAGATGATATCTTTAATAGCCTCAACAAATATCAGACATCAACACCCTGGATGAACGGCTATGGGCGTTATCCTGGTCAAACATCCGGACTAGTGACGCTAACGAACGCAAATTATCCTTACAACACTG CCAGAGCAATCCCTGAAAGTCTTGACTATCAAGTAGAAGATTCGATTTCGTACGACGAAGTGGACTCAATTTCTATAACTTCACCTACAAAAATCGAATTAGTTCGAACGAACTTTGCAGAAGTCTGGATGTGGACAACATCCGACAATGGGAG CGTGGGTGCAGAGGGATTCACCCTGACCAAAAAAATACCGGATACGATCACCTCATGGGTGGTTACTGGTTTCTCCCTTAATCCAACATCCGGAATTGCTTTAACTAAGAGTCCGAGCAAGATTCGAGTATTCCAGCCCTTCTTTGTGTCCACAAACCTGCCGTATTCCGTAAAGCGAG GTGAGGTAATTGCTATTCCCGTGGTCATATTCAACTACCTGGATAAGACCCTTGATGCAGATGTAGTCATGGACAACTCTGATCAGGAATATGAATTCACCGAGGCTACCAATGAGGTGTTGGAGAAGGCCATCGATGAGGTGCGCCGGGTCAAAAGGGTGACGATATCGGCCAATAGTGGCAAGAGTGTTTCATTTATGATCCGACCAAAGTCTGTAGGATTCACGACCCTGAAAATCACAGCCACCTCTGCCTTGGCCGGCGATACTATTCACCAGAAGTTAAAGGTTGAACCGGAGGGCGTAACCCAGTTTGAGAACCGGGCTGTCTTTATCAACCTCAAGGATCAGCCGGAGATGTCTCAGTCCCTGGATGCCGAAATTCCCAGCGAGGTCGTGCCCCAATCCGAATTTATAGAGTTCTCTGTGGTTGGTGATCTTCTGGGACCGACGCTCCAGAATCTCGACAATCTGGTGCGTATGCCGTACGGCTGCGGAGAGCAAAACATGGTAAACTTTGTGCCCAATATCTTGGTGCTGAAATACCTCGAGGTTACTAGTCGAAAGCTTCCGTCCGTGGAGTCAAAGGCTAGAAAGTTCCTGGAGATCGGCTACCAGAGGGAACTGACCTACAAGCACGACGATGGTTCCTATAGTGCGTTTGGAAAGTCGGACGCTTCGGGCAGCACCTGGCTCACCGCCTATGTCATGCGTTCCTTCCATCAAGCTGGAACATACACGGATATTGATCCCAACGTTATTACTGCTGGTCTTGACTTCCTTGTATCGAAGCAGAAGGAGAGTGGCGAGTTCCCGGAGGTCGGCAAACTTTTCGACAACGCGAACCAAAACCCATTGGCTCTAACTTCGTTCGTTCTGCTAGCTTTCTTCGAGAATCAT GAACTGATCCCGAAGTACCAAGATGTCATTGAGAAGGCAGTTCGCTATGTGGCCGAAGAGGCTGACAAGACGGACGACCAGTATTCCTTGGCCATTGCCGCCGTGGCACTCCAACTGGCCAAGCACCCTCAGGCGGAGAAGGTCCTTGCTAAGCTGGAGAGCGTGGCCCGAAACGAAAATGATCGAATGTGGTGGTCTAAGGCCACGGAATCCACTGGTGAGGATGGACGAGTTTTTCACTGGAAACCTCGCAGTAACGACGTCGAGATCACCTCATATGTTCTGCTTGCGCTTCTTGAAAAGGATCCGGCTGAGAAGGCCCTGCCCATCATCAAGTGGCTGATATCGCAGCGCAACAGCAACGGAGGATTCTCCTCCACTCAGGACACTGTGATTGGTCTCCAGGCGCTCACGAAATTCGCTTATAAGACGGGCTCTGGCTCAGGCACCATGGATATTGAGTTCTCATCTGTGGGTGAATCCAATAATACAATCAAGGTTAACCCAGAGAATTCCCTGGTTCTGCAGACCCATGTCCTGCCAAAGAGCACTCGCAAGGTAGACTTTACAGCCAAGGGAACAGGATCTGCAATGGTCCAGCTCTCCTATCGGTACAACCTAGCGGAGAAAGAGAAGAAGCCCAGTTTCAAGGTAACTCCCACGGTCAAGGACACGCCCAACCAGCTACTGGTGGTGGACATCTGTGCCGAGTACGTGCCCTTAGAAGACGCCGACAAGGAGAAGGACTCCAACATGGCAGTGATGGAAATCGCACTGCCCTCAGGGTTCGTTGGTGACGCCGAAAGCTTGGGCAAAATCCATGCGGTGGATCGGGTGAAGCGCGTAGAGACCAAGAACTCCGACTCCACGGTGGTCGTCTACTTTGACAGCTTAACTCCCGGTGATGTTCGTTGCTTGCCGTTGGAGGCCTCCAAGGCTCACGCGGTGGCCAAGCAGAAGCCCGCCTCCGTTTCCCTATACGACTACTATGACACGGATCGCAAGGCCACCGAGTACTACCAGGTGAAGTCCTCCCTGTGCGACATCTGCGAGGGCGCCGACTGCGGAGAGGGCTGCAAGAAGGACTGA